A portion of the Saimiri boliviensis isolate mSaiBol1 chromosome 1, mSaiBol1.pri, whole genome shotgun sequence genome contains these proteins:
- the HSDL1 gene encoding inactive hydroxysteroid dehydrogenase-like protein 1 — MAAVDSFYLLYREIARSCNCYIEALALVGAWYTARKSITVICDFYSLIRLHFIPRLGSRADLIKQYGRWAVVSGATDGIGKAYAEELASRGLSIILMSRNEEKLRVVAKDIADTYKVETDIIVADFSRGREIYLPIQEALKDKDIGILVNNVGVFYPYPQYFTQLSEDKLWDIINVNIAAASLMVHVVLPGMVERKKGAIVTISSGSCCKPTPQLAAFSASKAYLDHFSRALQYEYASKGIFVQSLIPFCVATNTTVPSSFLHRCSWLVPSPKVYAHHAVSTLGISKRTTGYWSHSIQFLFAQYMPEWLWVWGANILNRSLRKEALSCTA, encoded by the exons ATGGCTGCTGTTGACAGCTTCTACCTCTTGTACAGGGAAATCGCCAGGTCTTGCAATTGCTATATAGAAGCTCTAGCTTTGGTTGGAGCCTGGTATACGGCCAGAAAAAGCATCACTGTCATCTGTGACTTCTATAGCCTGATCAGGCTGCATTTTATCCCCCGCCTGGGGAGCAGAGCGGACCTGATCAAGCAGTATGGAAGATGGGCCGTCGTCAGCG GTGCAACAGATGGGATTGGAAAGGCCTACGCTGAAGAGTTAGCAAGCCGAGGTCTCAGTATCATCCTGATGAGTCGGAATGAGGAGAAGTTGCGGGTTGTTGCTAAAGACATAGCCGACACGTACAAAGTGGAAACTGATATTATCGTTGCGGACTTCAGCCGTGGCCGTGAGATCTACCTTCCCATTCAAGAAGCCCTGAAAGACAAAGACATTGGCATCTTGGTAAATAACGTGGGTGTGTTTTATCCCTACCCGCAGTATTTCACGCAGCTCTCCGAGGACAAACTCTGGGACATCATAAATGTGAACATTGCCGCTGCTAGTTTGATGGTCCATGTAGTGTTACCAGGAatggtggagagaaagaaaggtgcCATTGTCACGATCTCTTCTGGCTCCTGCTGCAAACCCACTCCTCAGCTGGCTGCATTTTCTGCTTCTAAG GCTTACTTAGATCACTTCAGCAGAGCCTTGCAGTATGAATATGCCTCTAAGGGAATCTTTGTACAGAGTCTAATCCCTTTCTGTGTAGCCACCAACACGACAGTGCCCAGCAGCTTTTTGCACAGGTGCTCGTGGTTGGTGCCTTCGCCAAAAGTCTATGCACATCATGCCGTTTCTACCCTTGGGATTTCCAAAAGGACCACAGGATACTGGTCCCATTCTATTCAG